CCTTCTCCTGTTCCTTCAACGCCTTCTTTAGTTTCCTATGCTCCTTAAGAGACAGGACGCCCAGCTCTGACAGCACATCGTCCCCCTTCCCCTTCCTCCTTTGCGCCCTCTTCGGCGAGTAACCAAAGCAGCACCTTTGCCGCGGCGGCGAAGGCGACGATTCTCCCGAGGAATCGAACGAGAAGGAGGGCGAGGAACCGAACCCAGATTTTGGTTTGGCTTCCGCCTTATTCGCGGCCACTTCGTTGTCAAGGGGGAAGATCTCGGCTTTGCGGCCGTCTCGGCCAGCAATCGGCTCCTCAGGCTTCCGAGGGTCGGCGGGTGAGTTGGGCTGGTTCCGGGCGCGATTCAATTCGAGGGCATCGGGGAAGTTCTCCTTCTCCGGCGGGTAAGGGGGATGCGGGGTGGAGAGATTGGGAAGGGAAGCTGGGAGGGATTTGAGTTTGCGGTAGCGGGATTCGAGGTGGGAGGGGAGGAGGGTGGAGTCGGAAAGGTGGGCGGTGTTGAGGGCGGCGATCTGCTCGAGGGCGCATAGATCGGCCGCCTCGGCGATGACGGCGTTA
This genomic stretch from Musa acuminata AAA Group cultivar baxijiao chromosome BXJ3-9, Cavendish_Baxijiao_AAA, whole genome shotgun sequence harbors:
- the LOC103998744 gene encoding uncharacterized protein LOC103998744; the protein is MASSLPHLSDTDDDAVNAVIAEAADLCALEQIAALNTAHLSDSTLLPSHLESRYRKLKSLPASLPNLSTPHPPYPPEKENFPDALELNRARNQPNSPADPRKPEEPIAGRDGRKAEIFPLDNEVAANKAEAKPKSGFGSSPSFSFDSSGESSPSPPRQRCCFGYSPKRAQRRKGKGDDVLSELGVLSLKEHRKLKKALKEQEKAMRESEKIVKWVKQASARMNAAAIDELLSDDEELK